A section of the Streptomyces sp. NBC_01591 genome encodes:
- a CDS encoding TetR/AcrR family transcriptional regulator, with protein sequence MTEGMSLRERKKLQTRHRLLAAATELFAERGFDKVSVAEIAEAAEVSKMTVFNYFAGKEDLVLAPMEEHIGDVARAVRDRAPGESALAAVRGQFLAGVERRDPSVGMSDEPVVLGVRRLIMETPALLTRAHAFSMRSFDLLAEVLIEEGEEPSIARIAATQLIGTRNALIFANQLRLLEGEPADAIAPEAVALAERGFGLLANGLADFATRS encoded by the coding sequence ATGACCGAGGGGATGAGCCTGCGCGAGCGCAAGAAGCTCCAGACGCGACACCGCCTGCTGGCCGCGGCCACCGAGCTCTTCGCCGAGCGCGGCTTCGACAAGGTCTCGGTCGCCGAGATCGCGGAGGCGGCCGAGGTGTCGAAGATGACTGTCTTCAACTACTTCGCCGGCAAGGAGGACTTGGTCCTCGCCCCCATGGAGGAGCACATCGGCGATGTCGCGCGCGCGGTACGGGACCGGGCCCCCGGCGAGTCCGCCCTGGCCGCCGTGCGTGGACAGTTCCTGGCCGGCGTCGAGCGCCGCGATCCCTCGGTCGGGATGAGCGACGAGCCGGTGGTGCTCGGGGTGCGCCGGCTGATCATGGAGACCCCGGCGCTGCTCACCCGGGCCCACGCGTTCTCCATGCGCTCCTTCGACCTGCTCGCCGAAGTGCTGATCGAGGAGGGGGAGGAGCCGTCCATCGCCCGGATCGCGGCCACCCAGCTGATCGGCACCCGCAACGCCCTCATATTCGCGAACCAGTTGCGGCTGCTGGAGGGGGAGCCGGCGGACGCGATCGCGCCGGAGGCCGTCGCGCTCGCCGAGCGCGGTTTCGGCCTGCTCGCCAACGGTCTGGCCGACTTCGCGACCCGGTCCTGA
- a CDS encoding maleylpyruvate isomerase family mycothiol-dependent enzyme yields the protein MPPSQKRARRYDPVRTRSAVLAQFAHVREAVRALTPGQLALPTRLGDWTVRELAVHLTMVLSSVTRNLELPQPAAAKPDLTLVEWPFATADRAADIADDTRALAVDRPDLDALYGEVAEQFEELVPGAGDERLLPTRVGAMRLADFLVTRTVELVVHTDDLNEAADLDIPYDRQALAACTRLLADALAEKAPGGSVEVRVPPFAVVQCVPGPRHTRGTPPNVVETDPLTWIRLATGRTEWARALDEAKVGASGERADLAALLPLMG from the coding sequence ATGCCGCCGTCCCAGAAACGTGCCCGCCGCTACGACCCGGTCAGGACCCGCAGCGCGGTCCTGGCGCAGTTCGCCCATGTCCGAGAAGCCGTCCGCGCCCTGACGCCCGGACAGCTCGCGCTGCCGACCCGGCTCGGCGACTGGACCGTGCGCGAACTGGCCGTACATCTGACCATGGTGCTCTCGAGCGTCACCCGGAATCTGGAGCTGCCACAACCCGCTGCGGCGAAGCCGGATCTGACGCTCGTCGAGTGGCCGTTCGCGACCGCGGACCGGGCCGCGGACATCGCGGACGACACCAGGGCGCTCGCCGTGGACCGCCCCGACCTGGACGCGCTGTACGGGGAGGTCGCGGAGCAGTTCGAGGAGCTGGTGCCCGGGGCCGGCGACGAGCGGCTGCTGCCGACGCGGGTCGGAGCGATGCGGCTGGCCGACTTCCTCGTCACCCGTACCGTCGAACTCGTCGTGCACACCGACGATCTGAACGAGGCGGCCGACCTCGACATCCCGTACGACCGGCAAGCCCTCGCCGCCTGCACCCGGCTGCTCGCCGACGCCCTCGCGGAGAAGGCGCCGGGCGGCTCGGTCGAGGTGCGGGTCCCGCCGTTCGCCGTCGTCCAGTGCGTGCCGGGCCCCAGGCACACCCGCGGTACGCCGCCCAACGTCGTCGAGACCGATCCGCTCACCTGGATCCGGCTCGCCACCGGACGTACGGAGTGGGCGCGGGCGCTCGACGAGGCGAAGGTCGGCGCCAGCGGGGAGCGGGCCGATCTCGCCGCCCTGCTGCCCCTGATGGGGTGA
- a CDS encoding META domain-containing protein translates to MVVGVIALLALAACGTETGTGSGSGDGSGSVRTGPRLTGVHWSVDSVTAGGRRTEAPDGAHVVIDPEGRATGNFGCNHFTAETRTDGDTITVRQATTTQMGCEKGVQRFETAMSRAFSGELTAAVTGRTLTLTTEAGDAIALTSEPPAPLTGTTWTVTSLVSGSTASSLPSGTEQKARLSFGKDGSVRGTLGCNSFRGNVTVTGSTVTFGRITSTRMMCPDPLMKLERALLAILDGRTTYRIDHRTLSLTAANGEGLGAAAPAPGK, encoded by the coding sequence ATGGTCGTAGGAGTCATCGCCCTCCTCGCCCTTGCCGCCTGCGGTACGGAGACGGGGACCGGTTCGGGGTCCGGCGACGGCAGCGGTTCGGTACGGACCGGGCCGCGCCTCACCGGCGTCCACTGGAGCGTCGATTCGGTGACGGCCGGAGGGCGGAGGACCGAAGCTCCGGACGGCGCCCATGTCGTGATCGACCCCGAGGGCAGAGCCACGGGGAACTTCGGCTGCAACCACTTCACCGCCGAGACCCGTACGGACGGCGACACGATCACCGTGCGGCAGGCCACGACCACGCAGATGGGCTGCGAGAAGGGCGTCCAGCGGTTCGAGACGGCCATGTCCCGCGCGTTCAGCGGTGAACTCACCGCCGCCGTCACGGGCAGGACCCTGACCCTGACCACGGAGGCCGGCGACGCCATCGCCCTCACCTCGGAGCCCCCGGCCCCGCTCACCGGCACCACCTGGACCGTCACCTCCCTGGTGTCCGGCTCGACCGCCTCGTCGCTGCCCTCGGGTACGGAACAGAAGGCGCGGCTGAGCTTCGGCAAGGACGGCTCCGTACGGGGCACTCTCGGCTGCAACTCGTTCCGCGGCAACGTGACAGTCACCGGCTCCACTGTCACGTTCGGCCGGATCACCAGCACCAGGATGATGTGCCCGGATCCTCTGATGAAGCTGGAGCGTGCCCTGCTGGCGATCCTGGACGGGAGGACGACATACCGGATCGACCACCGCACGCTGTCCCTCACCGCGGCGAACGGCGAGGGCCTCGGCGCGGCGGCCCCGGCACCCGGAAAATGA
- a CDS encoding putative leader peptide, whose product MQPRPLGDRSVTLVERRHVDLGRVASAICRCA is encoded by the coding sequence ATGCAGCCCCGGCCCCTCGGTGACCGCTCGGTCACGCTCGTGGAGCGCCGCCACGTCGATCTGGGACGTGTCGCGAGCGCCATCTGTCGCTGCGCCTGA
- the purF gene encoding amidophosphoribosyltransferase — protein sequence MPRGDGRLNHDLLPGEKGPQDACGVFGVWAPGEEVAKLTYFGLYALQHRGQESAGIAVSNGSQILVFKDMGLVSQVFDETSLGSLQGHIAVGHARYSTTGASVWENAQPTFRATAHGSIALGHNGNLVNTAQLAEMVADLPRKDGRATQVAATNDTDLVTALLAGQTDEDGKPLTIEEAAAKVLPDVRGAFSLVFMDEHTLYAARDPQGIRPLVLGRLERGWVVASESAALDICGASFVREIEPGELVAIDENGLRTSRFAEAKPKGCVFEYVYLARPDTDIAGRNVYLSRVEMGRKLAAEAPVEADLVIATPESGTPAAIGYAEASGIPFGAGLVKNAYVGRTFIQPSQTIRQLGIRLKLNPLKEVIKGKRLVVVDDSIVRGNTQRALVRMLREAGAAEIHIRISSPPVKWPCFFGIDFATRAELIANGMTVDEISTSMGADSLAYISLDAMVEATTIAKPNLCRACFDGEYPMELPDPELLGKQLLETELAAGPAATAAADALRRP from the coding sequence GTGCCTCGTGGTGATGGACGACTCAACCACGACCTGCTCCCCGGAGAGAAGGGCCCCCAGGACGCTTGCGGCGTCTTCGGTGTCTGGGCTCCGGGCGAAGAGGTCGCCAAGCTCACCTATTTCGGACTGTATGCCCTGCAGCACCGTGGACAGGAGTCCGCGGGCATCGCAGTGAGCAACGGGTCCCAGATCCTGGTCTTCAAGGACATGGGACTGGTCTCGCAGGTCTTCGACGAAACGTCTCTGGGATCTCTCCAGGGCCATATCGCGGTCGGTCATGCCCGCTACTCCACCACCGGTGCCTCGGTGTGGGAGAACGCGCAGCCGACGTTCCGTGCGACCGCGCACGGCTCGATCGCCCTGGGTCACAACGGCAATCTGGTCAATACGGCCCAGCTCGCCGAGATGGTCGCCGACCTTCCTCGCAAGGACGGCCGCGCCACCCAGGTCGCCGCGACGAACGACACCGATCTGGTGACCGCGCTGCTCGCCGGCCAGACCGATGAGGACGGCAAGCCGCTCACCATCGAGGAGGCCGCCGCGAAGGTGCTTCCCGATGTGAGGGGCGCCTTCTCCCTCGTCTTCATGGATGAGCACACCCTTTACGCCGCCCGTGACCCGCAGGGCATCCGCCCGCTGGTCCTCGGCCGGCTGGAGCGCGGCTGGGTGGTGGCTTCCGAGTCCGCCGCCCTCGACATCTGCGGTGCCAGCTTCGTCCGCGAGATCGAGCCGGGCGAGCTCGTCGCCATCGACGAGAACGGCCTGCGCACCTCGCGGTTCGCGGAAGCGAAGCCCAAGGGCTGTGTCTTCGAGTACGTCTATCTGGCCCGCCCCGACACCGACATCGCCGGGCGCAACGTCTACCTCTCCCGGGTGGAGATGGGCCGCAAGCTGGCCGCCGAGGCCCCGGTCGAGGCCGATCTGGTCATAGCGACCCCGGAGTCCGGCACCCCCGCCGCCATCGGTTACGCGGAGGCCAGCGGCATCCCGTTCGGCGCCGGACTGGTGAAGAACGCCTACGTCGGCCGGACCTTCATCCAGCCGTCCCAGACCATTCGGCAGCTGGGCATCCGCCTCAAGCTGAACCCGCTCAAGGAAGTCATCAAGGGCAAGCGCCTGGTGGTCGTCGACGACTCGATCGTCCGCGGCAACACCCAGCGCGCACTGGTCCGGATGCTCCGAGAGGCCGGTGCCGCCGAGATCCACATCCGGATCTCGTCCCCGCCGGTGAAATGGCCCTGCTTCTTCGGTATCGACTTCGCGACGCGTGCCGAGCTCATCGCCAACGGCATGACGGTCGACGAGATCTCCACGTCGATGGGCGCGGACTCGCTCGCGTACATCTCGCTCGACGCGATGGTCGAGGCGACGACGATCGCCAAGCCGAACCTGTGCCGCGCCTGCTTCGACGGTGAGTACCCCATGGAGCTCCCGGACCCGGAGCTGCTCGGCAAGCAGCTGCTGGAGACCGAGCTGGCGGCAGGCCCTGCGGCGACCGCCGCGGCCGACGCACTGCGTCGTCCGTGA
- the purM gene encoding phosphoribosylformylglycinamidine cyclo-ligase — translation MSETTGASYAAAGVDIEAGDRAVELMKEWVKKTQRPEVAGLGGLGGFAGLFDASALKRYERPLLASATDGVGTKVDLARKMGVYDTIGHDLVGMVVDDLVVCGAEPLFMTDYICVGKVHPERVAAIVKGIAEGCVLAGCSLVGGETAEHPGLLGPDDFDVAGAGTGVVEADRLLGPDRIRKGDVVIAMASSGLHSNGYSLVRHVVFDRAGWSLDRQVEEFGRTLGEELLEPTKIYSLDCLALTRTTEVHGFSHVTGGGLANNLARVIPDGLHARVDRSTWAPGAVFDLVGRTGQVEQLELEKTLNMGVGMIAIVPAESVDVALTTLADRGVESWVAGEITERGAHTSGAELVGGYAR, via the coding sequence ATGTCTGAGACAACAGGTGCTTCCTACGCGGCAGCGGGCGTCGACATCGAGGCCGGCGACCGCGCCGTCGAGCTGATGAAGGAGTGGGTGAAGAAGACGCAGCGCCCCGAGGTCGCGGGCCTCGGCGGCCTCGGCGGCTTCGCCGGGCTCTTCGACGCCTCGGCCCTCAAGCGCTACGAGCGTCCGCTGCTCGCCTCCGCCACCGACGGCGTCGGCACGAAGGTCGACCTCGCCCGCAAGATGGGCGTGTACGACACCATCGGCCACGACCTCGTCGGCATGGTCGTCGACGACCTGGTCGTCTGCGGCGCCGAGCCGCTCTTCATGACCGACTACATCTGCGTCGGCAAGGTGCACCCCGAGCGTGTCGCGGCCATCGTGAAGGGCATCGCCGAGGGCTGTGTCCTCGCGGGCTGTTCCCTGGTCGGCGGCGAGACCGCCGAGCACCCCGGCCTCCTCGGCCCCGACGACTTCGATGTCGCCGGCGCCGGCACGGGCGTGGTCGAGGCCGACCGGCTGCTGGGCCCGGACCGTATCCGTAAGGGTGACGTGGTGATCGCCATGGCGTCGTCCGGTCTTCACTCCAACGGGTACTCGCTCGTCCGGCACGTGGTCTTCGACCGGGCCGGCTGGTCGCTGGACCGGCAGGTCGAGGAGTTCGGCCGCACGCTCGGCGAGGAGCTCCTGGAGCCCACCAAGATTTACTCGCTGGACTGCCTGGCGCTCACCCGCACGACCGAGGTGCACGGCTTCAGCCACGTCACCGGCGGCGGCCTGGCCAACAACCTGGCCCGGGTCATCCCGGACGGTCTGCACGCCAGGGTCGACCGCTCCACCTGGGCGCCCGGCGCGGTCTTCGACCTGGTCGGCCGGACGGGACAGGTCGAGCAGCTGGAGCTGGAGAAGACGCTGAACATGGGCGTCGGCATGATCGCGATCGTCCCGGCCGAGTCCGTGGACGTGGCACTGACGACGCTGGCCGACCGCGGGGTCGAGTCCTGGGTCGCGGGCGAGATCACCGAGCGCGGGGCACACACCTCGGGCGCGGAGCTCGTCGGCGGGTACGCGCGATAG
- a CDS encoding DUF3073 domain-containing protein → MGRGRAKAKQTKVARQLKYSSGGTDLSRLANELGASPSSQPPNAEPFEDDDEEDDPYAQYADLYNDEDEDEDDKSGPSSQRRGA, encoded by the coding sequence ATGGGGCGCGGCCGGGCAAAGGCCAAGCAGACAAAGGTCGCCCGCCAGCTGAAGTACAGCAGCGGCGGGACTGACCTGTCGCGTCTGGCCAATGAGCTGGGCGCATCGCCTTCGAGTCAACCACCGAACGCAGAGCCGTTCGAGGACGACGACGAGGAAGATGACCCGTACGCACAGTACGCGGATCTGTACAACGACGAGGACGAGGACGAGGACGACAAGTCCGGTCCGTCGTCACAGCGCCGCGGCGCTTGA
- a CDS encoding Leu/Phe/Val dehydrogenase: MTDVTDGVLHTLFQSEQGGHEQVVLCQDRASGLKAVIAIHSTALGPALGGTRFYPYASEEEAVADALNLSRGMSYKNAMAGLDHGGGKAVIIGDPEQIKSEELLLAYGRCVASLGGRYVTACDVGTYVADMDVVARECRWATGRSPENGGAGDSSVLTAFGVFQGMRASAQHVWGDPTLRGRKVGVAGVGKVGHYLVEHLLSDGAEVVITDVREESVRRITEKHPGVAVVADTEALIRTEGLDIYAPCALGGALNDDTVPVLTAKVVCGAANNQLAHPGVEKDLADRAILYAPDYVVNAGGVIQVADELHGFDFDRCKAKASKIFDTTLAIFARAKSDGIPPAAAADRIAEQRMAEARRR; the protein is encoded by the coding sequence GTGACCGATGTGACCGACGGCGTCCTGCACACCCTGTTCCAATCGGAACAGGGGGGCCACGAGCAAGTCGTGCTCTGCCAGGACCGTGCCAGCGGCCTCAAGGCCGTCATCGCCATCCACTCCACCGCCCTGGGCCCGGCCCTCGGCGGCACCCGCTTCTATCCGTACGCCTCCGAGGAGGAGGCCGTCGCGGATGCGCTGAACCTCTCGCGCGGCATGTCGTACAAGAACGCCATGGCCGGTCTCGACCACGGCGGCGGCAAGGCCGTCATCATCGGCGACCCCGAGCAGATCAAGTCGGAGGAACTGCTGCTGGCCTACGGCCGGTGCGTGGCCTCGCTCGGCGGGCGGTACGTGACGGCCTGCGACGTCGGCACCTATGTCGCCGACATGGACGTCGTCGCCCGCGAGTGCCGCTGGGCCACCGGCCGCTCCCCCGAGAACGGCGGCGCCGGCGACTCCTCGGTCCTCACCGCGTTCGGTGTCTTCCAGGGCATGCGGGCCTCGGCACAGCACGTCTGGGGCGACCCGACGCTGCGTGGCCGAAAAGTGGGGGTCGCCGGGGTCGGCAAGGTCGGTCACTACTTGGTCGAGCATCTGCTGTCGGACGGTGCGGAGGTCGTGATCACGGATGTGCGGGAGGAATCCGTACGCCGGATCACCGAGAAGCACCCCGGGGTCGCCGTCGTCGCGGACACCGAGGCGCTGATCCGTACCGAGGGCCTCGACATCTACGCCCCGTGCGCGCTCGGCGGTGCGCTGAACGACGACACCGTTCCGGTGCTCACGGCCAAGGTGGTGTGCGGCGCGGCCAACAACCAGCTCGCGCACCCCGGCGTCGAGAAGGACCTCGCGGACCGGGCGATCCTTTACGCACCCGACTACGTGGTGAACGCGGGCGGTGTCATCCAGGTCGCCGACGAGCTGCACGGCTTCGACTTCGACCGGTGCAAGGCCAAGGCGTCGAAGATCTTCGACACCACGCTGGCCATCTTCGCACGTGCGAAGAGTGACGGCATTCCGCCGGCCGCCGCGGCCGACCGGATCGCCGAGCAGCGGATGGCCGAAGCGCGCCGCCGCTGA
- the bldC gene encoding developmental transcriptional regulator BldC, whose translation MTARTPDAEPLLTPAEVATMFRVDPKTVTRWAKAGKLTSIRTLGGHRRYREAEVRALLAGIPQQRSEA comes from the coding sequence ATGACCGCTCGCACCCCTGATGCCGAGCCGCTGCTGACCCCGGCTGAGGTTGCCACGATGTTCCGCGTGGACCCGAAGACGGTTACCCGCTGGGCCAAGGCAGGCAAGCTCACGTCCATCCGCACGCTCGGTGGACATCGCCGGTACCGCGAGGCAGAGGTCCGCGCACTGCTTGCGGGTATTCCGCAGCAGCGCAGCGAGGCCTGA
- a CDS encoding DUF6274 family protein, which produces MAASAAQETRALLRAHLAAASGCRHLTRHCPVCHRLLRLAMEPVTARRTDSAPEPPPLPRGRQDGAPGAEDQSPPGG; this is translated from the coding sequence ATGGCTGCGTCCGCCGCACAGGAGACCCGCGCGCTCCTGCGCGCCCATCTGGCCGCCGCTTCCGGCTGCCGCCATCTCACCCGCCACTGTCCGGTCTGCCATCGGCTCCTGCGGCTCGCCATGGAGCCCGTGACGGCCCGCCGGACCGATTCCGCCCCCGAACCGCCACCCCTGCCCCGCGGACGCCAGGACGGCGCTCCGGGAGCCGAGGACCAAAGTCCCCCGGGCGGGTGA